A window from Pleuronectes platessa chromosome 6, fPlePla1.1, whole genome shotgun sequence encodes these proteins:
- the sarnp gene encoding SAP domain-containing ribonucleoprotein — MAEVSELQKLKLAELRLECEARGLDTKGNKGELIARLQAFLEEHEDDVDVDEVLAEDTEEFTKPEPANDVSVDKDAESVDSETPAEKKVVKIAPPTTSGERLQKRAERFKMPATAESKKAIRAARFGSSTEESSPTPGAVANSKAPVSADQLKKRAERFGGNVSSISQKLEEDEKLKKRKERFGISATAATVGGEEAEAKKLKRGERFGKV; from the exons ATGGCCGAAGTGAGCGAGCTGCAGAAGCTGAAG cTGGCTGAGCTGAGGTTGGAGTGTGAGGCCCGAGGTCTGGACACCAAGGGGAACAAAGGGGAGCTCATCGCTCGACTTCAGGCCTTCCTGGAGGAACATG AGGACGACGTAGACGTAGATGAAGTGCTGGCAGAGGACACGGAG gagTTCACTAAACCTGAGCCTGCCAACGATGTGAGCGTCGACAAGGACGCCGAATCTGTTGATTCCGAGAC ACCTGCTGAAAAGAAGGTGGTGAAAATAGCTCCGCCAACAACCTCCGGCGAA AGGCTACAGAAGAGAGCTGAACGTTTCAAGATGCCTGCGACCGCTGAGAGCAAGAAGGCCATACGTGCTGCGAG GTTTGGATCGTCCACAGAGGAGTCCAGTCCCACTCCAG GTGCCGTCGCCAACAGTAAAGCTCCT GTGAGCGCTGACCAACTGAAGAAGAGAGCGGAGAGATTTGGCGGGAACGTTTCCTCCATCTCACAAAAG TTGGAAGAGGATGAGAAGCTGAAGAAACGGAAGGAGAGGTTCGGGATCTCAGCCACTGCAGCTACAGTCGGCGGAGAAGAAGCTGAG GCTAAGAAATTGAAGCGTGGTGAACGATTCGGGAAAGTGTAA